Proteins encoded in a region of the Melioribacteraceae bacterium genome:
- a CDS encoding 4a-hydroxytetrahydrobiopterin dehydratase: protein MKLLSTEQIKDSLTLLGDWKIENDTLVKVFHFNDFPEALAFVVRSGIEAEKMDHHPDLLLFGWNKVKVSIFTHSLGGLTEKDFNLAQQIDKIK from the coding sequence ATGAAATTACTTAGTACTGAACAGATAAAAGATTCTCTGACTTTACTTGGCGATTGGAAAATTGAAAATGATACATTAGTTAAAGTCTTCCATTTTAATGACTTCCCGGAAGCACTTGCTTTTGTTGTAAGGTCCGGTATTGAAGCTGAAAAGATGGATCATCATCCGGATTTACTCCTCTTTGGATGGAATAAAGTAAAGGTTTCAATTTTTACCCATAGCCTGGGCGGATTAACCGAAAAAGACTTTAATCTGGCACAACAAATCGATAAAATAAAATAA
- the pyrE gene encoding orotate phosphoribosyltransferase, which yields MKNIYDIFLSTNALLNGHFLLTSGRHSNQYFQCALVLQYPEYNEIICKKIADHFKNFEIDAVISPAIGGIIVGQEVARLLNKKSIFAEREEKKLTLRRGFHIEEGKKYLVCEDVVTTGGSVFEVMEIVREYGGIVAGVGYIVDRSNNKVQFGVPQFSTLQLEVVSYLPEECPLCAEKKIELVKPGSRKISK from the coding sequence ATGAAAAACATCTACGATATTTTCCTGAGTACAAATGCCCTTTTAAACGGGCATTTTTTATTAACTTCTGGAAGACATAGCAATCAGTACTTCCAATGCGCCCTTGTGCTCCAATATCCTGAGTACAATGAGATCATTTGCAAAAAAATTGCCGATCATTTCAAGAATTTTGAAATTGATGCCGTCATTTCACCTGCTATCGGAGGCATCATAGTCGGTCAGGAGGTAGCCCGGCTTCTCAATAAAAAGTCGATCTTTGCAGAAAGAGAGGAAAAGAAACTGACCCTGAGACGCGGATTCCATATCGAAGAGGGAAAAAAGTACCTGGTCTGCGAAGATGTTGTCACAACCGGCGGATCAGTTTTCGAAGTGATGGAAATTGTTAGGGAATATGGTGGGATTGTTGCCGGAGTCGGGTATATAGTTGACCGGAGTAATAATAAAGTCCAGTTCGGTGTCCCGCAATTCAGTACTCTACAACTAGAGGTCGTATCATATCTGCCTGAAGAGTGCCCACTCTGCGCAGAAAAAAAGATTGAACTGGTAAAACCCGGTTCCAGAAAGATTTCTAAATAA
- a CDS encoding M64 family metallopeptidase: MKKILSIFLLGFQLISAQTGFEKYFSGNTLRLDFFHTGDKSAELITFDKLIEEGPWSGTRTNLIDPFGYGNYMLKVFDSASGDLIYSRGFSTLFQEWQTTEEAKNTKRSMSGSVTMPFPKMKIRIEIHRRDKFNNFEKRFEYMVDPLNYFIIKEKIKPYPSFQVYYSGDPSTKLDIVLIPEGYTESEMEKFRSDCKRFAGYLFEYSPFKENSDKINFWGVEAPSPESGTDIPGKNVWVRTIVNSHFYTFDSERYLMTTDYHTIRDIAANAPNDQIFILVNTSKYGGGGIYNYYNVTSVDHQASKQVFVHEFGHGLGGLADEYGDDPTYQDFYPAGVEPWEPNITTMVNFESKWKNLIDKDTPVPTPDEEKFRNKIGAFEGAGYVPKGVYRPTHDSIMRAFTSNEFNRVCREALEKIIFSYTE; the protein is encoded by the coding sequence ATGAAAAAGATCCTTTCGATTTTTCTGCTCGGATTTCAATTAATTTCCGCGCAAACGGGATTTGAAAAATATTTTTCAGGAAATACTTTACGCCTCGACTTTTTTCATACGGGCGATAAGTCTGCCGAATTGATAACATTCGATAAGCTGATTGAAGAAGGACCCTGGAGCGGGACAAGAACAAACCTGATCGATCCTTTCGGTTATGGGAATTATATGCTAAAGGTTTTTGATTCTGCTTCCGGAGACCTGATCTATTCGAGAGGATTTTCAACACTCTTTCAGGAATGGCAGACTACTGAAGAAGCTAAAAATACTAAAAGAAGTATGTCAGGCTCTGTAACTATGCCTTTTCCTAAAATGAAAATCCGGATTGAAATCCACAGAAGGGACAAGTTCAATAATTTTGAAAAACGATTTGAATACATGGTAGATCCACTTAATTATTTCATCATCAAAGAAAAAATTAAACCGTATCCAAGTTTTCAGGTCTATTATTCAGGCGATCCTTCAACAAAACTTGATATTGTCTTAATTCCGGAGGGTTATACGGAATCTGAAATGGAAAAATTCCGCTCCGATTGCAAAAGATTTGCCGGTTACCTTTTTGAATATTCACCATTCAAAGAAAACTCAGATAAAATAAATTTCTGGGGAGTGGAAGCTCCGTCACCGGAAAGCGGCACTGATATCCCGGGTAAAAATGTTTGGGTCAGAACAATTGTTAATTCTCATTTCTATACTTTCGACAGCGAAAGATATCTGATGACGACCGATTATCATACGATTCGTGACATTGCCGCTAATGCACCCAACGACCAGATCTTTATACTTGTTAATACTTCGAAATACGGCGGCGGGGGAATTTATAATTATTATAATGTTACTTCGGTTGATCACCAGGCATCGAAACAGGTTTTTGTTCATGAATTCGGTCATGGACTGGGTGGTCTTGCCGATGAGTACGGCGATGATCCTACATATCAGGATTTCTATCCGGCAGGAGTTGAACCATGGGAACCGAATATTACTACTATGGTGAACTTCGAAAGCAAATGGAAGAATCTGATCGATAAAGATACTCCGGTTCCTACTCCCGATGAGGAGAAATTCCGGAATAAGATCGGAGCTTTCGAGGGTGCCGGTTATGTCCCTAAAGGTGTCTACCGTCCTACTCACGACAGCATTATGAGAGCATTTACATCTAATGAGTTCAACCGGGTCTGCAGGGAAGCACTGGAAAAAATTATTTTCTCATATACAGAATAG
- a CDS encoding PP2C family protein-serine/threonine phosphatase: MDQKRLLKTIDSIAGGYFKTETELMQSVVEQLVKSSKFNVTGGRIWKLNHSKKAYKLLFQTGNVQKIPDDFYLNIKEYPIFERLSRERTLLADETNKTLLSKGIFRYSASGVGKKINIGNKKYYEYLIVVNSESIDEDLRYTLNIVATVLTSRLKERFLSQSRKNLIQDIDKAKELQRSILPEHQYKFHFYELFGVTIPADTVAGDFYDYLKIGEDEERLGVVVGDAASKGLAASAEAMYISGAIRMASTFQIKITPMLSRINQLVNKIFSDDKFSSLFYGELSVDKKGLFLYANAGQNPPIFFSKKNKTFTMLDPTGPLLGPAPNSRYETDSINFKPGDLLVIYSDGIVDTANEKYEFYEEKRLKKIILASAGLSAKEIAHSILDDVIKFGTPEPGYQDDKTIVVIKRNEE, from the coding sequence ATGGATCAGAAAAGATTATTAAAAACCATCGATTCAATTGCAGGCGGTTATTTCAAAACTGAAACCGAATTAATGCAATCTGTTGTTGAACAGCTGGTTAAAAGCAGCAAATTCAATGTTACAGGCGGTAGAATCTGGAAATTAAATCATTCTAAAAAAGCCTATAAACTTCTTTTCCAGACTGGCAATGTTCAGAAGATTCCTGATGATTTTTATCTCAACATCAAAGAATATCCGATATTTGAAAGACTCTCCAGAGAAAGGACTCTTCTTGCCGATGAAACAAACAAAACTCTTCTTTCAAAAGGGATTTTCCGTTATTCGGCTTCGGGTGTCGGTAAAAAAATAAATATCGGAAATAAAAAATATTATGAATACCTGATTGTGGTAAACAGCGAATCGATTGACGAAGACCTCAGATATACATTGAATATTGTTGCAACAGTTTTAACATCCAGACTGAAAGAAAGATTTTTATCCCAATCGAGAAAAAATCTGATTCAGGATATTGACAAGGCAAAAGAGCTTCAGAGAAGTATTCTGCCTGAACATCAATATAAATTCCACTTTTACGAACTGTTCGGTGTTACTATCCCGGCCGATACTGTCGCAGGTGATTTTTACGACTATCTTAAAATAGGAGAGGATGAGGAACGGCTCGGAGTAGTTGTCGGAGATGCCGCTTCGAAAGGACTTGCGGCTTCTGCAGAGGCGATGTACATATCCGGCGCTATAAGAATGGCATCCACTTTCCAGATTAAGATTACTCCGATGCTCAGCAGAATTAATCAGCTTGTAAATAAAATATTCAGCGACGATAAATTCTCATCCCTCTTCTACGGCGAATTATCCGTGGATAAAAAAGGACTTTTTCTATATGCTAACGCCGGTCAGAATCCCCCGATATTTTTCAGTAAGAAAAACAAAACTTTTACTATGCTCGATCCGACAGGACCGCTTTTGGGACCTGCCCCAAACTCGAGATATGAAACCGACAGTATAAATTTTAAGCCGGGTGACCTTCTTGTAATATATTCGGATGGAATAGTTGACACAGCCAATGAAAAATATGAATTTTATGAGGAGAAAAGACTGAAGAAGATAATCCTGGCATCAGCCGGATTATCCGCCAAGGAGATTGCTCATTCTATTCTGGATGATGTAATTAAATTCGGCACTCCGGAACCGGGATATCAAGACGATAAAACAATTGTAGTGATCAAAAGGAATGAAGAATGA
- a CDS encoding 4Fe-4S dicluster domain-containing protein yields MNLEEKIYNAGIVGAGGAGFPTHVKARSKVEFVLVNGAECEPLLHKDYEIMLHFAPEIVNGVEAMVKQTSAKKAYFGIKSKNALAVEAVENNLTNGKIEMCQLGDFYPSGDEYELVYAATKRLIPPHGLPLDVGCVVNNVETFYNISRALEDKPLTKKFVCVAGAVKKPQTFFVPVGTSVKELLEHAGGATVGEYGIFMSGILMGRLTFDLTETVTKTTAGIIVLPKVHYLVMRQERPVNDMNRIGKSACDQCSYCTEFCPRYLLGYDVQPHKVMRSLVFTTTGQAVWNQYADLCCSCGLCSLYACPEDLYPREACDQGKVYMRQNGLKYQQPKEVKVHPVKDGRRVPLKMLMRKLDLLKYDSHTPFNKTSPDPSQVKIYLKQHVGSPAKPVVKIGDSVKEGDLIGDMESGKLGARIHASISGKVTHINEEFIRISR; encoded by the coding sequence ATGAACCTCGAAGAAAAAATCTACAATGCAGGTATTGTCGGTGCGGGCGGTGCCGGTTTCCCGACACACGTAAAAGCCAGATCGAAAGTAGAATTCGTTCTTGTAAACGGTGCTGAGTGTGAACCTCTTCTGCACAAGGACTATGAAATAATGCTTCACTTCGCTCCTGAAATTGTTAATGGCGTTGAAGCAATGGTTAAACAGACTTCCGCAAAGAAAGCCTACTTCGGAATTAAATCGAAAAATGCTCTCGCCGTTGAGGCTGTTGAGAATAATCTGACAAACGGAAAAATTGAAATGTGCCAGCTCGGAGATTTTTATCCTTCGGGTGATGAATATGAACTTGTCTATGCTGCGACAAAAAGACTGATACCGCCGCACGGCCTTCCTCTAGATGTAGGATGCGTAGTAAATAACGTTGAAACTTTCTACAATATTTCAAGAGCTCTTGAGGATAAACCTTTAACCAAAAAATTTGTTTGCGTGGCAGGAGCTGTTAAAAAACCTCAGACCTTTTTCGTCCCGGTCGGTACGAGTGTTAAGGAATTGCTTGAACACGCAGGCGGTGCTACAGTAGGTGAGTATGGAATATTTATGAGCGGTATTCTGATGGGACGGCTTACTTTCGACCTCACGGAAACAGTTACGAAAACAACAGCCGGAATAATAGTTCTTCCGAAGGTTCATTATCTGGTTATGAGGCAGGAACGGCCGGTTAACGATATGAACCGTATTGGTAAATCAGCATGCGATCAGTGCAGCTATTGTACGGAGTTCTGTCCCCGTTATCTTCTCGGTTATGATGTTCAGCCTCATAAGGTGATGCGCTCACTCGTATTTACGACTACAGGTCAGGCGGTCTGGAATCAATATGCCGACCTCTGCTGTTCATGCGGATTATGTTCCCTCTATGCATGTCCAGAGGATCTATACCCCCGCGAAGCATGCGACCAGGGAAAAGTCTATATGAGGCAGAACGGACTTAAATACCAGCAGCCGAAAGAAGTAAAAGTTCATCCTGTTAAAGATGGAAGAAGAGTTCCTCTCAAAATGCTGATGAGAAAACTCGACCTTTTGAAATATGATTCTCATACACCGTTCAATAAAACCAGTCCGGATCCTTCTCAGGTAAAAATTTATCTTAAACAGCATGTTGGTTCCCCGGCAAAACCGGTTGTTAAAATTGGTGATAGTGTGAAAGAAGGGGATTTGATTGGTGATATGGAAAGCGGAAAACTCGGGGCCAGAATTCACGCTTCAATCAGCGGGAAAGTCACTCATATTAACGAGGAATTCATCAGAATCAGCAGGTAG
- a CDS encoding BMC domain-containing protein, whose translation MEMNSLGLIELTSIAAGMQACDIMLKTSKVELILSRTICSGKYMVLIGGDVAEVQSAVDNAANQIDFAVIDTFVIPNVHKDIFPALSGHSNVSMLEALGILESFSVASLIEGADAAVKAANVKIIEIRLAMALGGKAFCTITGEVAAVQSAVDSGAKLIADKGLLVNKVVIPQPRPELLSEMI comes from the coding sequence ATGGAAATGAATTCTCTGGGATTAATTGAGCTGACAAGTATTGCGGCCGGAATGCAGGCTTGCGATATTATGTTGAAAACTTCCAAAGTTGAATTAATTCTCTCAAGGACTATCTGTTCCGGAAAGTATATGGTTCTTATCGGCGGAGATGTTGCAGAGGTTCAATCTGCCGTTGATAATGCTGCCAATCAGATCGATTTTGCTGTAATAGATACATTTGTAATTCCTAACGTCCATAAGGATATATTCCCGGCTCTTTCAGGACATTCCAATGTGAGTATGCTCGAAGCACTCGGGATTCTCGAGTCTTTCTCAGTAGCGTCATTAATCGAAGGGGCAGACGCTGCCGTTAAAGCAGCAAATGTGAAAATAATTGAAATCCGGCTTGCCATGGCTCTTGGCGGAAAAGCATTCTGTACGATAACAGGGGAAGTAGCGGCCGTTCAAAGCGCTGTGGATTCTGGCGCTAAACTGATCGCAGATAAAGGCTTGCTCGTTAATAAAGTTGTAATTCCGCAACCCCGCCCGGAACTGTTGAGTGAAATGATCTGA
- a CDS encoding RidA family protein: MKRSFLIFMIFIIAAPLSAQSKIRIVKTYDAPEAIGPYSQAIESNGFIFLSGQIAIDPATGQMEGKDIEKQTRRIFRNIKAVLKASGTKISNVVKCTVFLSDMNDFAKMNEIYEEEFEGHKPARSTVQVARLPRDAMIEIECTAVK; encoded by the coding sequence ATGAAACGGTCATTCTTGATTTTTATGATTTTTATAATTGCAGCTCCTCTGTCGGCACAGAGTAAGATCAGAATTGTTAAAACTTACGATGCACCTGAAGCAATCGGTCCCTATTCTCAAGCTATTGAATCTAATGGATTCATCTTTTTATCGGGACAGATTGCTATAGATCCGGCAACGGGCCAGATGGAAGGAAAGGATATTGAGAAACAGACGCGCAGAATATTCCGGAATATAAAAGCAGTTCTGAAAGCTTCAGGTACAAAAATATCTAACGTTGTTAAGTGTACCGTGTTCCTATCCGATATGAACGACTTTGCAAAAATGAATGAGATTTACGAGGAGGAATTTGAAGGACATAAACCTGCGCGTTCAACAGTCCAGGTTGCGCGTTTACCCCGCGATGCGATGATCGAAATTGAATGTACTGCCGTAAAATGA
- a CDS encoding cupin domain-containing protein, producing the protein MKVINLSGVRKNVVTMDGAKNVMKQIPISKTDGTPNLSLRVFTVEPDGFTPYHKHDYEQLNYIIEGNGILINEKGEEQPLKKGDFALVLPNEMHQYKNLSKDEPLVFICGVPKEFE; encoded by the coding sequence ATGAAAGTAATAAATTTATCCGGGGTCAGAAAAAATGTTGTCACAATGGATGGAGCTAAAAATGTGATGAAACAGATCCCGATATCAAAAACAGACGGTACACCGAATCTTTCGCTCCGGGTCTTTACGGTTGAACCTGACGGTTTTACCCCTTACCACAAACACGACTATGAGCAGCTGAACTATATTATCGAAGGAAACGGAATACTGATCAATGAGAAAGGTGAGGAACAGCCTTTGAAGAAAGGTGATTTTGCACTGGTTCTTCCGAATGAGATGCACCAGTATAAAAATCTTTCGAAGGATGAGCCGCTTGTGTTTATATGCGGAGTTCCCAAGGAATTCGAATAA
- a CDS encoding SDR family oxidoreductase codes for MENLKLKYGEWALITGASSGIGKEFAFRLASQGINLILVARRKDLLEKISAILKLEYGIEVIIAAIDLSENNFLEKLIESTGSKEVSILINNAGIGRPGEYKNSDPEYESRMIKLNCLAPGVLTNYFGKKMIVKGKGAIIFLGSIVAFQPTPLMATYSATKAFNLYLGNALWPELKKYGVDVLTVNPGNTSTEFERMVLNDNSPLTRNAGQVVDTALRSLGKRPNIVDGLINKFLTLLSRLGPLRLIVAVTGLITRKLYRINFAENN; via the coding sequence ATGGAAAATCTGAAATTAAAATACGGCGAGTGGGCACTAATAACCGGTGCTTCATCTGGAATTGGAAAGGAGTTTGCGTTTAGACTCGCTTCACAGGGTATTAATCTTATTCTCGTGGCTCGAAGGAAAGATCTGCTTGAAAAAATATCGGCGATATTAAAATTGGAATATGGGATTGAAGTCATTATTGCGGCCATTGATCTTTCGGAAAATAACTTTCTGGAAAAGTTAATTGAATCAACCGGCTCAAAGGAGGTCTCAATACTTATTAATAATGCGGGAATCGGTAGACCCGGTGAATATAAAAACTCTGACCCTGAATATGAGTCAAGGATGATTAAATTGAATTGTCTGGCACCGGGTGTTTTAACAAATTATTTCGGCAAAAAAATGATTGTAAAAGGTAAAGGAGCAATAATATTCCTCGGCAGTATTGTTGCCTTTCAACCTACACCGCTTATGGCAACATATTCGGCTACAAAGGCATTCAATCTGTATTTAGGAAATGCCCTCTGGCCGGAGCTCAAAAAGTACGGTGTGGATGTATTAACGGTTAATCCCGGAAATACATCAACTGAATTTGAAAGAATGGTGCTTAACGACAATAGTCCTCTTACCAGAAATGCCGGTCAGGTGGTTGATACAGCTTTAAGGTCTTTAGGCAAAAGACCTAACATAGTTGACGGTTTGATAAATAAATTTCTTACTTTGCTTTCCAGACTGGGACCGCTAAGGTTAATAGTAGCCGTCACAGGATTGATTACAAGAAAACTATACCGGATCAATTTTGCCGAAAATAATTAA
- a CDS encoding VOC family protein, whose protein sequence is MPKIIKIVISIGLALFLVWLIKTYLINDEKEMYDDSFDRMLESVATVLPVDNVNESVEFYKRYFGFTLYSIFPDEGEATLAVVERKKLYVMFQDRKVFKEENKKYIGGEIDPSFTLLIDIDNAYELYDSLKTKLEVVQELQLMFYGQLEFSVRDLDGYIITFSQDIGN, encoded by the coding sequence TTGCCGAAAATAATTAAGATAGTTATAAGCATAGGGCTAGCGCTTTTTCTTGTCTGGCTTATAAAAACATATCTAATAAATGATGAAAAGGAGATGTACGACGACAGTTTCGACAGGATGCTTGAGTCCGTAGCAACTGTCCTTCCTGTAGACAATGTTAATGAATCGGTAGAGTTCTATAAAAGGTATTTCGGTTTTACACTGTACAGTATCTTTCCTGATGAAGGAGAAGCAACCTTAGCAGTGGTAGAGCGGAAAAAACTTTATGTAATGTTTCAGGACCGAAAAGTATTTAAGGAAGAGAATAAAAAATATATCGGCGGTGAAATTGATCCGTCCTTTACACTTCTGATCGATATTGACAATGCTTATGAATTATACGATAGTTTAAAAACAAAACTTGAAGTCGTTCAGGAACTGCAATTGATGTTTTACGGACAGCTTGAATTTTCGGTGAGGGATCTTGACGGATATATCATTACTTTTTCCCAGGATATAGGAAATTAA
- a CDS encoding ABC transporter ATP-binding protein, which yields MLTLKNLKKNYGSFTAVNGINLEINKGELYGFLGPNGAGKTTTIKMITGLLSPTSGNILLEGNDVWQNPIESKKKIGYIPDQPFLYDKLSGREFLYFSGGLYGLTKKTVKDRIDELIDLLKIESWIDKRTEEYSQGMKQRIVIASAFIHKPELIIVDEPMIGLDPQSAYIVKSFFTESVGNGVTIFMSTHSLNVVEEICTSVGIINKGNIIFNDSLTALAKLKSENNRNLEELFIKLTNEE from the coding sequence ATGCTCACATTAAAAAATCTGAAAAAGAACTACGGTTCCTTTACCGCGGTAAACGGCATTAATCTTGAAATTAATAAAGGAGAGTTGTACGGTTTTCTCGGCCCTAACGGTGCAGGAAAAACTACAACAATTAAAATGATAACAGGACTCCTTTCCCCTACCTCCGGCAACATCCTTTTGGAGGGGAATGATGTATGGCAGAATCCGATCGAGTCTAAAAAGAAGATCGGTTATATACCGGATCAGCCGTTTCTGTACGATAAACTAAGCGGAAGAGAATTTCTCTATTTCAGCGGAGGACTTTACGGATTGACAAAAAAAACTGTTAAGGACAGAATTGATGAGCTGATTGATCTTTTAAAAATTGAAAGTTGGATTGATAAAAGAACCGAAGAATACTCCCAGGGAATGAAACAGAGAATTGTTATTGCATCGGCATTTATTCATAAGCCAGAATTGATTATTGTGGATGAACCGATGATCGGCCTCGATCCGCAAAGCGCTTATATCGTAAAAAGCTTTTTTACCGAATCAGTCGGTAACGGAGTTACGATTTTCATGTCGACCCACAGTCTGAATGTTGTTGAGGAGATTTGTACTTCGGTGGGAATCATAAATAAGGGAAATATCATTTTTAATGATTCATTAACCGCATTAGCAAAGCTGAAATCCGAGAATAACAGGAACTTAGAGGAATTATTCATAAAATTGACTAATGAAGAATGA